A genome region from Blautia coccoides includes the following:
- a CDS encoding ROK family transcriptional regulator: MLEKTGSNIQDVKSKNRMLVLKHIATSSGISRVDIARSTGLSKMTVGNIVTELLSSGLAEETINVSNNASAIYGRRPILLTLAQNSPCICGMLIKRKLCQIVLSDLGGRIFKQVDYPYDTLDSSDDLLRILLRAYTECAESTDRRITSIGIASLGPLDSSRGIILNPPYFYDIENLPIVSIISEKTGLPVFLVNDATAGAFSEKLFGSGTSISNFAYLHIMNGIGAGFILNHALYDGDSGQSGEIGHTSINFDGPLCACGNRGCLDLYANLDNLQQRIKELAPFYPNSPLSIPQTPSWLEIISSGNQHDPLAITVLEEFCSYISYSLTNTLNLLNLSTIIVGYDSDGTNTIIEDLLYHKLSKITLTAKSNPLSVLHSTFGGNAPLIGSVALAADKIFSGHLSLLELETL; encoded by the coding sequence ATGCTGGAAAAAACTGGTTCAAATATTCAAGATGTGAAATCTAAAAACAGAATGCTTGTTTTAAAACACATTGCAACAAGCAGCGGAATTTCAAGAGTTGATATTGCCCGGAGTACCGGGCTGTCAAAAATGACGGTGGGCAACATTGTCACAGAGCTTCTCAGCTCCGGCTTAGCGGAAGAAACTATCAATGTCTCCAATAATGCTTCAGCAATTTACGGGCGCAGACCTATTCTCCTCACCCTGGCTCAAAACTCACCCTGCATCTGCGGAATGCTGATCAAAAGAAAGCTGTGCCAGATTGTTCTTTCAGACTTAGGAGGCAGGATCTTTAAACAGGTGGATTATCCCTATGACACGCTGGACAGTTCTGATGACCTGCTGCGCATTCTGCTCAGGGCCTATACTGAATGTGCAGAAAGCACTGACCGGCGCATCACGTCCATCGGAATCGCCTCCCTTGGTCCCCTGGATTCCTCACGGGGAATCATTTTGAATCCTCCCTATTTTTACGATATTGAAAATCTGCCTATAGTTTCAATCATAAGTGAAAAGACGGGTCTGCCCGTATTTCTGGTAAACGACGCAACCGCGGGAGCTTTTTCGGAAAAACTGTTTGGTTCAGGTACCTCCATATCTAATTTCGCTTATCTCCATATCATGAACGGAATCGGTGCCGGCTTTATTCTGAACCATGCTTTATATGACGGAGACTCCGGGCAGAGCGGTGAGATCGGACATACCTCCATTAATTTTGACGGTCCTCTCTGTGCCTGCGGCAACAGGGGCTGCCTTGATCTGTACGCGAACCTGGATAATCTGCAACAGAGGATAAAAGAGCTTGCTCCCTTTTACCCCAATTCACCCTTATCCATTCCCCAGACTCCCAGCTGGCTTGAGATCATTTCCTCAGGTAATCAACACGACCCTCTCGCGATCACTGTTCTGGAGGAATTCTGTTCCTACATATCTTATTCACTGACTAATACTTTAAATCTGTTGAACCTTTCCACCATTATTGTGGGATACGATTCGGACGGGACCAATACCATTATAGAGGATCTGCTGTATCACAAGTTATCTAAAATAACGCTCACGGCAAAATCTAATCCTCTGTCTGTTCTCCACTCAACCTTCGGAGGCAATGCCCCGCTCATTGGTTCTGTCGCCCTGGCGGCAGACAAAATCTTCAGCGGCCACCTCTCATTGTTGGAGCTGGAGACCCTGTGA
- a CDS encoding COG2426 family protein, translating to MESVVHWFAENMPSFLTPEAAVFLISMVPILELRGGLLLATVLKIPMLQAVFACVIGNIIPIPFILLFIRQIFKWLKKTKLFCPLIEKLEKRAMGKSDKIKKYEFWGLVLFVGIPLPGTGAWTGALIASLLEVDLKKSVPAILLGLCMATIIMCFLGYGALGSVLS from the coding sequence ATGGAATCCGTAGTACATTGGTTTGCTGAGAATATGCCGTCTTTTCTGACACCGGAGGCAGCCGTCTTCCTGATCTCTATGGTTCCTATTTTGGAACTGAGGGGCGGACTTTTATTGGCGACCGTATTGAAAATCCCTATGCTTCAGGCTGTTTTTGCCTGTGTGATCGGGAATATTATCCCTATTCCGTTCATTCTGCTCTTTATCAGGCAGATATTTAAATGGCTGAAGAAGACAAAATTATTTTGTCCTCTGATCGAGAAGCTGGAAAAAAGGGCCATGGGAAAGAGTGACAAGATCAAAAAATATGAGTTCTGGGGACTTGTCTTGTTTGTGGGTATACCGCTCCCCGGTACAGGTGCATGGACGGGAGCGCTTATCGCGTCTCTCCTTGAAGTGGATTTGAAAAAATCTGTTCCTGCAATTCTGCTGGGACTCTGTATGGCAACGATTATCATGTGCTTTTTGGGATATGGAGCGCTTGGTTCCGTATTAAGTTAA
- a CDS encoding formate/nitrite transporter family protein, whose amino-acid sequence MYFDEFSAVCNAAKGKINFMENNTFGFMVSSITAGLFIAFGSFVTFTLGTPLNAAGSPMLKAVQAFAFAAALSLVIMAGAELFTGNNMVLASASFSGCVPWGKTVKAWVLCYIGNILGSLLGVIGFQLTGVPKGDIGAYFAQIAATKMSLTPVQLLVRGIFCNVLVCLAVWCALKMKSESGKLIMVFWCIFVFMICGFEHSIANMSILAVGLLNAGDAAVSIGGYFYNLLFVTIGNMIGGVFFVAGPYHIMTKSKSLQG is encoded by the coding sequence ATGTATTTTGATGAATTCAGTGCAGTCTGTAATGCGGCAAAAGGCAAGATAAACTTCATGGAGAACAATACCTTTGGATTTATGGTATCCTCCATCACGGCAGGGCTTTTCATTGCTTTTGGAAGTTTTGTAACATTTACGCTGGGAACACCTCTGAACGCAGCGGGGTCCCCAATGCTGAAAGCAGTGCAGGCTTTTGCCTTTGCGGCAGCCCTGAGCCTTGTCATTATGGCGGGTGCCGAGCTGTTCACAGGCAACAATATGGTTCTTGCAAGTGCTTCCTTCAGTGGATGTGTGCCTTGGGGCAAGACAGTCAAAGCATGGGTTTTATGTTATATCGGAAATATTCTTGGCTCTCTGCTGGGAGTTATCGGATTCCAGCTTACCGGAGTTCCGAAAGGCGATATAGGAGCTTATTTCGCACAGATAGCCGCCACAAAGATGTCTCTGACACCTGTACAGCTTCTGGTAAGAGGGATTTTCTGTAATGTCCTGGTATGTCTGGCTGTATGGTGCGCATTAAAGATGAAGTCCGAGTCAGGAAAGCTCATCATGGTATTCTGGTGTATTTTTGTGTTCATGATCTGTGGATTTGAGCACAGTATTGCCAATATGAGTATTCTGGCAGTGGGACTTTTAAATGCAGGTGACGCGGCAGTCAGCATAGGAGGATACTTCTACAACCTGCTGTTTGTCACGATTGGAAACATGATAGGCGGTGTGTTCTTCGTGGCAGGCCCGTATCATATTATGACCAAATCAAAATCACTGCAGGGTTAA
- a CDS encoding HAAS signaling domain-containing protein encodes MSKREFLDVLRETLSEELPQNVVNGHIQYYDQYISGEINKGVSETEATDRLGDPRLIARTILETSGASGSAGQNGHSSQSSYSQSSYGQSSYSQDGMENSGSGFHHVQEKLHKNPTVHLALGILIAVGVIALIISIVSALLPVVLPIVAVLILLSFLRRKM; translated from the coding sequence ATGAGCAAACGAGAATTTTTAGATGTACTTCGGGAAACTCTCTCAGAGGAGCTTCCTCAAAATGTGGTGAATGGACATATACAATATTACGACCAATATATAAGCGGCGAGATAAACAAAGGGGTATCAGAGACAGAGGCCACCGACCGCCTGGGAGATCCCCGTCTGATCGCCCGTACGATCCTGGAAACTTCCGGAGCATCCGGATCTGCCGGCCAGAACGGACATAGCAGTCAGTCCTCTTACAGTCAATCTTCCTACGGCCAGTCTTCCTATAGCCAGGACGGCATGGAAAACTCCGGCAGCGGATTCCATCATGTGCAGGAAAAATTGCACAAGAATCCTACGGTTCATCTGGCACTGGGGATATTGATCGCGGTGGGAGTGATCGCTTTGATCATCAGTATTGTCAGCGCGCTTTTGCCGGTGGTGCTGCCGATCGTGGCAGTTTTGATCCTGCTTTCTTTTCTGCGCAGGAAGATGTAA
- a CDS encoding ABC transporter ATP-binding protein produces the protein MGKTLKRLVSYYKPYKGLFFSDLFFAVLGAGITLVIPLIVRYITSTVVNQPVQEATDLIVKLGIFMVVLVLVEAFCNFYIAYYGHIMGARIERDMRNEIFGHYQKLSFAFYDNQKVGHLLSRITSDLFDISELLHHGPEDLVISIIKFIGAFIILMFINIKLALSAFLFVPFLLIYAFIYNRKMKSAFRENRARIADINTQIEDSLSGIRVVKSFANEKEEMKKFQRGNERFVDSKKRSYKYMGTYNSGMGAFTTLITITVLLVGAYFMTRGKMPVEDLVTVLLYINNFTDPVKKLITFTEQFQNGYSGYSRFLEIMAIAPDIKDVPEAVELGDVKGEIAFKDVSFHYEESQEEVLSHVDLTVKAGEYVALVGSSGAGKTTLCSLIPRFYDVSGGSVCLDGMDIRKIKLQSLRNHIGIVQQDVYLFAGTVMENIRYGKPDATDEEVLRAAKAANAHEFIMGLENGYDTDIGQRGVKLSGGQKQRLSIARVFLKNPPILIFDEATSALDNESEKIVQQSLESLAKDRTTFVIAHRLSTIRKAQRILVLTDDGIAEEGTHEELMQREGLYSSLYKLSFV, from the coding sequence ATGGGAAAAACACTGAAGAGACTGGTCAGCTACTATAAGCCCTATAAGGGTTTGTTTTTTTCTGACTTGTTTTTTGCGGTTTTAGGGGCCGGGATCACCCTTGTAATACCGCTTATTGTACGTTATATCACCAGCACGGTTGTGAACCAGCCTGTGCAGGAGGCAACGGATTTGATCGTGAAGCTGGGAATCTTCATGGTGGTTCTGGTACTGGTGGAGGCATTCTGTAACTTTTATATTGCCTATTACGGGCATATCATGGGGGCCAGGATAGAGCGGGATATGCGCAATGAGATTTTCGGGCATTACCAGAAGCTGTCTTTTGCCTTTTACGACAACCAGAAGGTAGGACATCTTTTGTCCAGAATCACTTCTGATCTGTTTGATATCAGTGAACTGCTTCATCACGGGCCGGAGGATCTGGTTATCTCTATTATTAAATTTATCGGCGCGTTTATTATTCTGATGTTTATCAACATAAAACTGGCCCTTTCAGCATTCCTGTTTGTGCCGTTTCTGCTTATTTACGCCTTTATCTATAACAGGAAGATGAAGTCAGCGTTCCGGGAGAACAGAGCCAGGATCGCGGATATCAATACCCAGATTGAGGACAGCCTTTCCGGTATCCGAGTGGTAAAATCTTTTGCCAACGAGAAGGAAGAGATGAAAAAGTTCCAGAGGGGCAATGAGCGTTTTGTGGATTCCAAGAAGCGCAGCTATAAGTATATGGGGACTTATAATTCCGGTATGGGAGCTTTCACAACCTTGATTACCATAACTGTGCTTCTGGTTGGTGCATACTTTATGACAAGAGGGAAAATGCCTGTGGAAGATCTGGTGACAGTGCTTTTGTACATCAATAACTTTACAGACCCGGTAAAGAAGCTGATCACCTTTACAGAGCAGTTCCAGAACGGATACAGCGGATACTCAAGGTTTCTGGAGATCATGGCAATTGCACCGGACATCAAGGACGTGCCGGAGGCTGTGGAGCTGGGGGATGTGAAGGGAGAGATCGCTTTTAAGGATGTTTCCTTCCACTATGAGGAGAGCCAGGAGGAAGTGCTCAGTCATGTGGATCTGACTGTAAAAGCAGGGGAATATGTGGCTCTTGTAGGAAGCTCAGGTGCAGGAAAAACAACCCTGTGCAGTCTCATTCCCAGATTCTATGATGTGAGCGGCGGAAGCGTATGTCTGGACGGCATGGATATCAGAAAGATCAAGCTCCAGAGTCTCAGAAATCATATCGGCATTGTACAGCAGGACGTGTATCTCTTTGCGGGAACCGTAATGGAGAATATCCGCTACGGCAAACCGGATGCCACGGACGAGGAGGTACTGCGTGCAGCCAAGGCAGCCAATGCCCATGAATTTATAATGGGTCTGGAGAATGGTTATGACACGGATATCGGACAGAGGGGTGTGAAGCTCTCAGGAGGCCAGAAGCAAAGGCTGTCCATTGCAAGGGTATTTTTAAAGAACCCGCCAATACTGATTTTTGATGAGGCCACATCTGCCCTAGACAATGAGAGTGAGAAGATTGTACAGCAGTCTCTGGAGAGCCTGGCAAAAGACAGGACCACATTTGTCATTGCCCACAGGCTGTCCACGATCCGCAAAGCCCAGAGGATCCTTGTACTCACAGATGATGGAATTGCCGAGGAGGGGACCCATGAGGAGCTGATGCAGAGAGAGGGACTGTACAGCAGTCTCTATAAGCTGTCCTTTGTGTAG
- a CDS encoding pyridoxal phosphate-dependent aminotransferase, with protein sequence MIADKMVDLVKNSSAIRAMFEEGKIMAAKYGAENVYDFSLGNPNVPAPAEVKKAVFEELEKEDPVVLHGYMNNSGYEDVRAAIADSINRRFQTSFGEQNIIMTVGAAGGLNVILKTLLNPGDEVIVIAPYFGEYNSYVSNYDGKIVVVSPNTENFQPNLEELEQKITANTKAVIINSPNNPTGVVYSEDTIRKMADILRGKEKELGTDIYLISDEPYRELVYDGIEVPYLTKYYENAIIGYSYSKSLSLPGERIGYLVIPDEVSDAEDVIAAANVATRILGYVNAPSLMQKVVAKCLDAKVDVPFYNRNREALYNGLKELGFECIKPEGAFYLFVKSPVEDEKVFCAAAKKYNILIVPGSSFACPGYVRIAYCVSYETIMNSMPGFKALAEEFKVK encoded by the coding sequence ATGATAGCAGATAAAATGGTAGATTTAGTAAAAAACAGTTCAGCCATCCGCGCAATGTTTGAGGAAGGCAAGATCATGGCCGCAAAGTATGGGGCAGAGAATGTATATGATTTCAGTCTTGGCAACCCCAATGTTCCGGCACCGGCTGAAGTAAAAAAAGCGGTTTTTGAGGAGCTGGAGAAGGAAGACCCTGTTGTTCTGCACGGCTATATGAACAACAGCGGATATGAGGACGTGAGGGCGGCAATTGCAGATTCCATCAACAGGAGGTTTCAGACTTCCTTTGGCGAGCAGAATATTATCATGACTGTTGGCGCAGCAGGCGGATTAAATGTGATCTTGAAAACACTGCTGAATCCTGGGGATGAAGTGATCGTTATTGCACCGTATTTTGGAGAGTACAACAGCTATGTCTCCAACTATGACGGGAAGATTGTGGTAGTAAGCCCCAACACAGAAAATTTCCAGCCCAATCTGGAGGAACTGGAACAGAAGATAACTGCCAATACAAAGGCAGTAATCATCAATTCCCCCAACAACCCAACAGGTGTTGTCTACTCAGAGGATACCATCAGGAAAATGGCAGATATTCTCCGCGGCAAGGAAAAAGAGTTGGGAACCGATATTTATCTCATTTCGGATGAGCCGTACAGAGAGCTGGTTTATGATGGAATTGAGGTTCCATATTTGACAAAATACTATGAAAATGCTATCATTGGTTATTCCTACAGCAAATCCCTGTCTCTTCCGGGTGAGCGTATCGGTTATCTGGTGATCCCGGATGAAGTGAGTGATGCTGAGGATGTGATTGCAGCAGCGAACGTGGCAACCCGTATTCTGGGATATGTCAATGCCCCGTCCCTGATGCAGAAAGTTGTCGCAAAATGTCTGGATGCCAAAGTAGACGTACCGTTTTACAACCGCAACCGGGAGGCCTTATACAACGGACTGAAAGAGCTGGGCTTTGAATGCATTAAGCCCGAGGGCGCATTCTACCTGTTTGTAAAATCTCCGGTGGAGGACGAGAAAGTCTTCTGTGCCGCAGCAAAGAAGTACAATATCCTGATTGTTCCGGGATCTTCCTTTGCCTGCCCGGGTTATGTGCGGATCGCCTACTGCGTATCCTATGAAACGATCATGAATTCTATGCCTGGATTCAAAGCGCTTGCAGAAGAATTCAAGGTAAAGTAA
- a CDS encoding extracellular solute-binding protein, which produces MFKKKIAGLLAAMMCVSLIGCGSGGEKTAGESKKAGTEESSGGSSDSDVIKMAVGADRVDFYRGLADEFEKQNPGKKVEIIEIVNGSDMYTKITMMMQSKETSPDLITEDGFMIMSDAEAGYLEPLDEFMKNWEDAGQFEEAILDGAKGADGVQYGVPFSTDTQCLWYDKKLMEEAGVSVPFQPKNWDEILEAGRKLKEIGGDGFIPFFLYASKTSPEETSMRTFQELYSGTGGTLYDFESKKWIVDKENLLKVYNFVNDVYNVEKIGAPLSIVSQQKVEDLFVSDYMKNGKLGMIITGSWVPGNWGEGRNYEWPEALDTWAAVKIPTYDGSGDGFSTMSGGWTWAIPKNANNKAGGEELLKFIAGKDCQLKYAMFSGDLAVRKDVMEDDIYLSQKMSVVKEAGEMLPYAHFRPSVEGYSTLTTMFTEVVESIAMGSATPEDAAATFESEMKRIVGEENVTVK; this is translated from the coding sequence ATGTTTAAAAAGAAAATTGCAGGACTGTTGGCAGCTATGATGTGTGTATCGCTGATCGGATGCGGAAGCGGGGGTGAGAAGACCGCAGGCGAGTCAAAAAAGGCGGGTACGGAAGAAAGCAGCGGCGGTTCTTCAGATTCTGATGTGATCAAGATGGCTGTGGGGGCAGATCGTGTTGATTTTTACAGAGGACTGGCGGACGAGTTTGAAAAACAGAATCCGGGAAAGAAAGTGGAGATCATTGAGATCGTCAATGGTTCTGATATGTATACAAAGATCACAATGATGATGCAGTCAAAAGAGACATCTCCTGACCTGATCACTGAGGATGGTTTTATGATCATGTCTGACGCAGAAGCCGGTTATCTGGAACCGCTGGATGAGTTTATGAAAAACTGGGAGGATGCAGGACAGTTTGAGGAAGCTATCCTGGATGGCGCAAAAGGAGCTGACGGGGTACAGTATGGCGTTCCTTTTTCAACAGATACCCAGTGTCTCTGGTATGACAAAAAGCTGATGGAGGAAGCCGGTGTTTCTGTTCCGTTTCAGCCAAAGAACTGGGATGAGATCCTGGAAGCCGGCAGGAAACTGAAAGAAATCGGAGGCGATGGATTTATTCCGTTCTTCCTGTATGCATCCAAAACTTCACCTGAGGAGACTTCCATGAGAACGTTCCAGGAGCTTTACTCTGGAACAGGCGGAACGCTCTATGATTTTGAGTCAAAGAAATGGATTGTTGATAAAGAGAATTTACTGAAGGTCTACAATTTTGTAAATGACGTTTACAATGTGGAAAAAATAGGGGCGCCTCTCAGCATCGTATCACAACAGAAAGTGGAAGATCTCTTTGTAAGTGATTATATGAAGAACGGAAAATTGGGTATGATCATCACAGGAAGCTGGGTACCAGGAAACTGGGGTGAGGGAAGAAATTATGAATGGCCGGAAGCGCTTGATACATGGGCGGCTGTCAAGATTCCTACATATGACGGCAGCGGTGACGGTTTCAGCACGATGTCAGGCGGATGGACCTGGGCAATTCCAAAGAATGCCAATAATAAAGCGGGTGGCGAGGAACTTCTGAAATTCATTGCAGGAAAAGACTGTCAGCTCAAATACGCTATGTTTTCAGGAGACCTGGCAGTGCGTAAGGATGTAATGGAGGATGATATCTACTTATCACAGAAGATGTCCGTGGTAAAAGAAGCCGGTGAAATGCTGCCATATGCACATTTCAGACCATCTGTAGAGGGATATTCTACCCTTACAACTATGTTTACTGAGGTAGTGGAGAGTATTGCCATGGGAAGCGCGACACCGGAAGATGCCGCAGCTACCTTTGAATCAGAGAT
- a CDS encoding formate--tetrahydrofolate ligase has translation MGFKSDIEIAQECTMEPITKIAEKAGIDDKYLEQYGKYKAKIDYNLLKESDKPNGKLVLVTAINPTPAGEGKTTTTVGLADGLQKLGKNVMVALREPSLGPVFGVKGGAAGGGYAQVVPMEDINLHFTGDFHAIGAANNLLAAMLDNHIYQGNDLNIDPRKITWRRCVDMNDRQLRFVVDGLGGKTNGCPREDGYDITVASEIMAVLCLAKDITDLKERLGRIIVGYTYGKVSEQKPITAHDLHAEGAMCALLKDALKPNLVQTLEHVPAIVHGGPFANIAHGCNSVIATKMALKLGDYAITEAGFGADLGAEKFLDIKCRMAGLTPSAVVIVATVRALKYNGGVPKADLNNENLEALEKGLPNLLKHVSNITNVYKLPCVVAINAFPTDTKAELDLVEAKCKELGVNVALSEVWAKGGEGGAALAKEVIRLVEEPNDFTFSYELEGSIEDKLNQIVQKIYGGKKAVLTANAQKQAAQLEALGYGNCPICVAKTQYSLTDDQTKLGAPKDFEVTVRNLKISAGAGFIVALTGEIMTMPGLPKVPAAERIDVDETGKISGLF, from the coding sequence ATGGGATTCAAATCAGACATCGAAATCGCACAGGAGTGCACAATGGAGCCAATTACAAAGATTGCAGAAAAAGCAGGTATTGATGACAAATATCTGGAGCAGTACGGTAAGTACAAAGCTAAAATTGACTACAATCTGTTAAAAGAATCTGATAAGCCAAATGGAAAACTGGTTCTGGTTACAGCAATCAACCCGACTCCTGCCGGAGAAGGAAAGACCACCACAACCGTAGGTCTGGCTGATGGCCTTCAGAAATTAGGAAAAAATGTAATGGTAGCGCTCCGTGAGCCATCCCTGGGACCGGTATTCGGTGTAAAGGGCGGCGCAGCAGGCGGCGGTTATGCACAGGTAGTTCCCATGGAAGACATCAACCTGCATTTTACAGGTGACTTCCACGCGATCGGCGCAGCAAATAACCTGCTGGCAGCAATGCTGGATAATCATATTTATCAGGGCAACGACCTGAATATTGACCCAAGAAAAATTACCTGGAGAAGATGTGTGGACATGAATGACCGCCAGCTTCGTTTCGTAGTTGATGGTCTGGGCGGAAAGACAAACGGCTGTCCGAGAGAAGACGGATACGATATCACAGTTGCTTCTGAAATCATGGCTGTTCTGTGTCTGGCAAAAGACATTACAGACCTGAAGGAGAGACTGGGAAGAATCATCGTTGGTTATACATATGGCAAGGTTTCCGAGCAGAAACCGATCACAGCACATGACTTACATGCAGAAGGCGCTATGTGTGCACTGCTGAAAGATGCACTGAAACCAAACCTGGTTCAGACTCTGGAGCATGTACCTGCAATCGTACACGGTGGACCATTCGCTAATATCGCTCATGGATGTAACTCTGTGATCGCTACTAAGATGGCGCTGAAATTAGGCGATTACGCTATCACAGAAGCAGGATTCGGTGCTGACTTAGGTGCAGAGAAATTCCTGGATATCAAGTGTCGTATGGCAGGCCTGACACCGAGCGCAGTTGTTATCGTAGCTACTGTACGTGCCCTGAAATACAACGGCGGCGTACCGAAAGCAGATTTAAATAACGAGAACCTGGAAGCTCTGGAGAAAGGTCTCCCGAACTTACTGAAACATGTAAGCAATATCACAAATGTATACAAGCTTCCGTGTGTTGTTGCTATCAACGCATTCCCGACAGATACCAAGGCAGAGCTTGACCTGGTAGAAGCTAAATGTAAAGAACTGGGCGTAAATGTTGCACTTTCCGAGGTTTGGGCAAAAGGCGGCGAAGGCGGTGCTGCACTGGCTAAGGAAGTTATACGTCTTGTGGAAGAACCCAATGACTTTACATTCTCCTATGAACTGGAAGGAAGCATTGAGGATAAGTTAAACCAGATCGTTCAGAAGATCTACGGCGGCAAGAAGGCTGTTCTTACAGCAAACGCTCAGAAACAGGCTGCTCAGCTGGAAGCTCTTGGATATGGAAACTGCCCAATCTGTGTGGCTAAGACACAGTACAGTCTGACCGATGATCAGACAAAACTGGGTGCACCGAAAGACTTTGAAGTAACCGTTCGTAACCTGAAGATTTCCGCAGGTGCAGGTTTCATTGTTGCTCTTACCGGAGAAATCATGACCATGCCAGGTCTGCCTAAAGTTCCGGCTGCAGAGAGGATCGATGTTGACGAGACAGGAAAGATTTCCGGTCTGTTCTAA
- a CDS encoding S8 family peptidase, translated as MQDQKLENLLNLALDATPQEREKSLVLDVGFEPEERRWDLIVKYSGSLQGALDPEIRAVELLGGFAILSVPERRIQSLTEYPQIEFVEKPKRLFFTVEQGRAASCINPVQSGFSPLGQPLFGSGVLVGCVDSGVDYAHPDFRNEDGSSRILRLWDQTVPGDPPQGYVMGTEYTKEQIDEALQMPVPAERYAVVPSRDLSGHGTGVLGIAAGNGRASGGLHRGVASQSQIIVVKLGTPQAEGFPRTTELMQGIDYCIRQSIAMGMPLALNLSFGNNYGSHSGESLIELYLDSASILGRTVICVGTGNEGNKAIHTSGVLEQSESQSVQFQVGGYETGMNIQIWKQYVDRMDISLQHPNGQVAGPFQEILGPQRFQLGTTQILIYYGKPSPFSLSQEIFIDFIPQNTYVDSGVWKINLIPGRIVDGRYNLWMPGGAALNEGTRFLFPVPEITLTIPSTAGRVISVGAYNSRYQAYADFSGRGFTRVTNLVKPDIAAPGVDITTASPNGGYTSRTGTSFATPFVTGSSALLMEWGIVKGNDAFLYGEKVKAYLRRGARHLLGGPYPNNQTGYGALCLRDSFPI; from the coding sequence ATGCAGGATCAGAAGCTGGAAAATCTGTTAAACCTGGCACTGGATGCTACGCCGCAGGAACGGGAAAAATCATTGGTTTTAGATGTGGGCTTTGAGCCGGAGGAGAGAAGATGGGATTTAATTGTTAAATATTCCGGGAGCCTGCAGGGGGCACTGGATCCGGAGATCCGGGCAGTGGAGCTGCTGGGTGGTTTTGCCATCCTCTCTGTACCGGAAAGACGTATCCAAAGCCTTACGGAGTATCCTCAGATAGAGTTCGTCGAGAAGCCCAAAAGGCTGTTTTTTACAGTGGAGCAGGGACGGGCCGCCTCCTGTATCAATCCGGTACAGAGCGGTTTTTCGCCTCTTGGACAGCCGCTTTTCGGCTCAGGTGTGCTTGTGGGCTGTGTGGATTCGGGAGTGGACTACGCCCATCCTGATTTCCGCAATGAAGACGGGAGCAGCCGTATCCTCAGATTGTGGGATCAGACTGTGCCGGGTGATCCGCCTCAGGGCTATGTTATGGGAACAGAGTATACAAAAGAGCAGATTGATGAGGCGCTTCAGATGCCCGTGCCTGCGGAACGGTATGCAGTGGTCCCCAGCCGTGATCTGAGCGGACACGGAACAGGGGTTCTGGGGATTGCGGCCGGGAACGGAAGGGCTTCAGGGGGGCTTCACAGAGGGGTGGCTTCCCAGAGCCAGATCATAGTTGTGAAGCTGGGAACACCTCAGGCAGAGGGATTCCCCAGGACCACAGAACTGATGCAGGGGATTGACTACTGCATCCGTCAGTCCATTGCCATGGGAATGCCTCTTGCCCTGAACCTGAGCTTTGGAAATAATTATGGCTCACACAGCGGTGAGTCGCTCATAGAATTATATCTGGACAGCGCCTCCATCCTGGGGCGGACAGTGATCTGTGTGGGGACGGGAAATGAGGGCAATAAAGCGATACATACTTCAGGTGTTTTGGAGCAGAGCGAGAGTCAGAGCGTGCAGTTTCAGGTGGGTGGTTATGAGACGGGGATGAATATACAGATTTGGAAACAGTACGTGGACCGGATGGATATTTCCCTGCAGCATCCCAACGGACAGGTGGCAGGTCCGTTTCAGGAAATACTGGGACCACAGCGGTTCCAATTGGGAACCACACAGATTTTGATCTATTATGGAAAACCAAGTCCATTCAGTCTTTCTCAGGAGATTTTTATTGATTTTATCCCCCAGAATACATATGTGGACAGTGGTGTGTGGAAAATCAATCTCATACCCGGGAGGATTGTGGACGGAAGATATAATCTTTGGATGCCGGGGGGAGCGGCTCTGAACGAGGGAACGCGATTTTTATTTCCGGTGCCGGAGATCACGCTCACGATTCCTTCCACAGCCGGGCGTGTGATCTCTGTGGGCGCCTATAATTCCAGATACCAGGCCTACGCGGATTTTTCCGGGCGCGGCTTTACCAGAGTTACCAATCTGGTAAAGCCGGATATAGCGGCTCCCGGCGTGGATATCACAACTGCATCCCCAAACGGCGGCTATACGTCCAGGACGGGTACCTCTTTTGCAACACCTTTTGTCACAGGCTCCTCTGCCCTTTTAATGGAGTGGGGGATCGTGAAGGGGAATGACGCATTTCTCTATGGGGAGAAAGTAAAAGCATATCTGCGCAGAGGCGCCCGCCACCTTCTGGGCGGACCTTATCCCAACAACCAGACAGGATACGGGGCGCTGTGCCTCAGGGACAGCTTTCCTATATAA